The proteins below are encoded in one region of Aestuariivirga litoralis:
- a CDS encoding GNAT family N-acetyltransferase: MRTKFNIRTAGPEDAGIIAELCVEFEKFFLTMAGTKKKPPSQKSYERQVKHALSGSAPYAHTILLEQKGKAIGHATFNYYYATAHNCRGLYVQDLFVREEARASGGGKALMDALMQVAREQRCGVLELAVWNLNAKALGFYLKQGGKPVDEDILLQWKLK, translated from the coding sequence GTGAGGACGAAGTTCAACATCAGAACCGCTGGCCCCGAAGATGCGGGAATCATTGCGGAGCTGTGTGTTGAGTTTGAGAAGTTCTTCCTCACCATGGCGGGCACCAAGAAGAAGCCCCCGTCGCAGAAATCGTACGAGCGGCAGGTGAAGCATGCGCTGTCGGGCTCTGCGCCTTATGCCCATACGATCCTGCTGGAGCAGAAGGGCAAGGCCATTGGCCATGCCACTTTCAATTACTATTACGCCACCGCCCATAATTGCCGAGGCCTCTATGTGCAGGACCTGTTCGTGCGCGAGGAAGCGCGCGCCAGCGGAGGCGGGAAGGCGCTGATGGATGCTCTGATGCAGGTCGCCAGGGAGCAACGCTGCGGCGTGCTTGAGCTTGCCGTCTGGAATCTCAACGCCAAGGCGCTGGGCTTCTACCTCAAGCAAGGCGGCAAGCCGGTGGATGAGGATATCCTTCTGCAATGGAAGCTGAAGTAG
- a CDS encoding DMT family transporter yields the protein MKPRDLALYCLLALIWGFSFLFLVKSVAVFGWAGTSAFRSIIAGVTVAAFAILQRRKLNFGGQWKPLLIVAATTVAGQYVGIALAAPKIGTAMSAIFISTVPLFAMVISRLAGMEHLAPARIAGLLLGIFGIALLVGFPTFAITPDFLLGVAMCLASCVSAAVGSVYASHHLTRSDPWAVTSGAFFLGGLMVLPFLWVAPMTQVPVPMDYLWLVLLGVLISGAGYVLYFGLVSSIGPTRAVSVEFAVTVIAVIVGGVFLGERLSAIQWIGAATVIFGCTLVLGLIPLGRRGVASSL from the coding sequence ATGAAACCGCGCGACCTTGCCCTTTATTGCCTATTGGCCCTGATCTGGGGCTTCTCCTTTCTGTTTCTGGTCAAGAGCGTGGCCGTTTTCGGCTGGGCGGGCACATCGGCATTTCGCTCGATCATCGCGGGCGTGACGGTTGCGGCGTTTGCCATTTTGCAGCGGCGCAAGCTCAATTTCGGCGGGCAGTGGAAGCCGCTGCTGATCGTGGCGGCTACCACGGTGGCCGGCCAGTATGTCGGCATTGCACTGGCTGCGCCGAAGATCGGCACGGCCATGTCTGCCATTTTCATTTCCACAGTACCGCTGTTTGCGATGGTGATCAGCCGCCTGGCGGGGATGGAACATCTTGCACCCGCGCGGATCGCCGGGCTGCTGCTGGGCATTTTCGGGATTGCGTTGCTGGTCGGGTTTCCCACTTTCGCCATCACGCCGGATTTTCTGCTCGGCGTGGCGATGTGCCTTGCGAGCTGCGTGTCGGCCGCGGTGGGAAGCGTTTATGCCAGCCATCATTTGACGCGCAGCGACCCGTGGGCCGTCACCTCCGGCGCCTTCTTTCTCGGCGGGCTGATGGTGCTGCCATTCCTGTGGGTCGCGCCGATGACGCAGGTGCCCGTGCCGATGGATTATCTGTGGCTGGTGCTGCTGGGCGTGCTGATCAGCGGTGCGGGCTATGTGCTGTATTTTGGGCTGGTGTCATCCATCGGCCCAACGCGCGCCGTGAGCGTGGAATTCGCCGTGACGGTGATTGCGGTGATCGTGGGCGGCGTGTTTCTGGGCGAACGGCTTTCCGCCATTCAGTGGATTGGCGCGGCCACGGTGATTTTCGGCTGCACGCTGGTGCTGGGCCTCATACCGCTGGGGCGGCGGGGCGTGGCTTCTTCACTTTAG
- a CDS encoding DUF2497 domain-containing protein: MASIRRAIDHDISELDRRAQEGSGSPAAARAKAEPPAPLRGTLNEFQNKYASSVMPDADADIAKLRRRVKHNRLEETPPAPPQKPNLQPDRSSAFSTILSTPQRAEPKFRPAPAAPPPVVEELPPESYDAYDSYDQGVWQEQQAAAEQQGYYPPAVSGYIDPQNGLMSPDSAYAAQGSFQALAELAMARVGGDAGLQAMTRDILHQLLREWLDRNLPPLVEQLVREEIARVARGGR, encoded by the coding sequence TTGGCGTCGATACGCCGCGCCATCGACCATGACATCAGCGAGCTTGATCGCCGGGCCCAAGAAGGCAGCGGCAGCCCTGCTGCGGCCCGTGCCAAGGCCGAACCGCCCGCACCCTTGCGCGGCACGCTCAATGAATTTCAGAATAAATATGCAAGCTCGGTGATGCCCGATGCGGATGCCGATATCGCCAAGCTGCGCCGCCGGGTGAAGCACAACCGGCTGGAGGAGACGCCTCCGGCCCCGCCGCAGAAGCCCAATCTGCAGCCAGATCGTTCGTCGGCTTTCAGCACCATTCTCTCCACCCCGCAGCGGGCGGAACCGAAATTCCGGCCCGCGCCCGCAGCGCCGCCGCCGGTCGTGGAAGAGTTGCCGCCTGAGTCTTATGATGCCTACGATTCGTATGACCAGGGCGTGTGGCAGGAGCAGCAGGCCGCAGCCGAACAGCAGGGTTATTATCCGCCCGCGGTTTCCGGCTACATCGATCCGCAAAACGGTTTGATGTCACCCGACAGTGCCTATGCGGCCCAAGGTTCTTTTCAGGCTTTGGCGGAATTGGCCATGGCACGTGTTGGCGGCGATGCCGGCCTGCAGGCCATGACGCGCGACATCCTGCACCAGCTTTTGCGCGAATGGCTGGACCGCAATCTGCCGCCTCTGGTCGAACAACTGGTGCGCGAAGAAATCGCCCGCGTGGCGCGCGGCGGCAGGTAA
- a CDS encoding DUF1203 domain-containing protein gives MTHIQFSAMPAEDAAHIWSGGTDAYGLAPEHRISDGQGTPCRHCLKDVAAGEAYLILAYRPFPALQPYAETGPIFLHATPCHRADDAASTPPMLQKRKAHLIKGYSADDRIVYGTGQIVPPASLEEEAARVLERPDVAYVHVRSSVNNCYTCRIDRAEA, from the coding sequence ATGACCCACATTCAATTTTCTGCCATGCCTGCCGAAGACGCCGCCCACATCTGGAGCGGCGGCACTGATGCCTACGGCCTTGCGCCCGAACACCGGATTTCAGACGGGCAGGGCACGCCCTGCCGTCATTGCCTGAAGGATGTAGCCGCTGGCGAGGCCTATCTCATTCTCGCTTACCGGCCGTTTCCTGCGCTTCAGCCCTATGCCGAGACTGGACCGATCTTTCTGCATGCCACGCCATGCCACCGGGCGGATGATGCGGCCTCAACCCCACCCATGTTGCAGAAGCGCAAGGCGCATCTGATCAAGGGCTACAGTGCTGATGACCGTATCGTCTATGGTACCGGGCAGATCGTGCCGCCCGCTTCTTTGGAGGAGGAAGCTGCGCGCGTGCTGGAACGTCCGGATGTGGCTTATGTGCATGTACGGTCGTCGGTGAACAATTGCTACACCTGCCGCATTGACCGCGCAGAGGCTTGA
- a CDS encoding DUF6492 family protein: protein MAQTKKRGPEAQMRWAVVTPSYSLDLERCQLLCRSMDAFLAGPWHHYIIVDPVDLPLFLPLAGPRRTIINKKDVLPKGFHFGGKIPLIRLGRWWWSLRHGPVFGWQMQQYVKMLMAGLLEEEAMAFFDSDVFFLRPFDIGTFAKGHKVRFNPSVHVFLWENADVASSMRIVGVEPTPDKTAFWGQEQIVTWHRQTVLDMLDYITKLQGKPWHEAIGRKLNFAEYHLYGTYVLYVQKNNPHLFDDELLYCKSLWTRDQAVGVDVREFCLTLAPHQSAVCIQSSLGADIATITSIVDEAIAAK from the coding sequence GTGGCGCAGACGAAAAAACGCGGCCCCGAAGCGCAGATGCGCTGGGCTGTGGTGACCCCCAGCTACAGTCTTGATCTCGAACGCTGCCAACTCCTCTGCCGCAGCATGGATGCATTCCTGGCGGGGCCTTGGCACCATTACATCATTGTTGATCCAGTGGATTTGCCGTTGTTTTTGCCGCTGGCCGGGCCGCGCCGTACCATCATCAACAAGAAAGACGTTCTGCCCAAGGGCTTCCACTTCGGCGGCAAAATACCCTTGATACGCTTGGGCCGCTGGTGGTGGTCGCTGCGCCACGGGCCGGTCTTTGGCTGGCAGATGCAGCAATATGTAAAAATGCTGATGGCGGGCCTTCTTGAGGAAGAGGCCATGGCCTTCTTCGATTCGGATGTCTTCTTCCTGCGCCCGTTCGACATTGGCACTTTTGCAAAAGGCCACAAGGTGCGCTTCAACCCTTCTGTGCACGTTTTCCTGTGGGAAAATGCTGACGTGGCCAGCAGCATGCGGATTGTCGGCGTGGAACCAACGCCCGACAAAACTGCCTTCTGGGGCCAAGAGCAGATCGTGACTTGGCATCGCCAGACGGTGCTCGACATGCTTGACTATATAACCAAGCTGCAGGGCAAGCCCTGGCACGAAGCCATCGGCCGGAAATTGAACTTCGCGGAATACCATCTCTACGGCACCTATGTGCTCTATGTGCAGAAGAACAACCCACACCTCTTTGATGACGAATTGCTCTACTGCAAATCCCTGTGGACCAGGGACCAGGCGGTCGGCGTCGATGTACGCGAGTTCTGCCTTACGTTGGCACCGCATCAGTCCGCCGTCTGCATCCAATCATCTTTGGGGGCTGACATCGCCACAATCACGTCGATTGTGGACGAAGCCATTGCCGCAAAATAA
- the sseA gene encoding 3-mercaptopyruvate sulfurtransferase, with translation MSNLVSTQWLADHLGDANLVILDASWHLPTAKRDAKAEFATGHIPGARFFDLDKTSDRNTTLPHMLPKAEDFAAAMSALGIGNDMHVVAYDSYGLFSAARCWWMFKVFGHTKVSVLDGGLKKWNAENRSLEIGETASVTPATFTATLNAGMVRNLKQVAATGDQIADARSGTRFRGEEQEPRPGVKPGHMPGAHNVHYSGMITEQGTLKQPSALREKFTANGVDLAKPIITSCGSGVTAAILTLALEELGVKDHALYDGSWAEWGASSEKIVTGP, from the coding sequence ATGAGCAATCTCGTTTCCACACAGTGGCTGGCCGATCACTTGGGCGATGCCAATCTCGTCATCCTCGATGCCAGCTGGCACCTGCCCACCGCCAAGCGCGATGCCAAAGCCGAATTCGCCACCGGGCACATTCCCGGTGCGCGTTTCTTTGATCTCGACAAAACCTCTGACCGCAACACCACCCTGCCCCACATGCTACCCAAGGCGGAAGATTTCGCCGCCGCCATGAGCGCCCTCGGCATCGGCAATGACATGCATGTCGTGGCCTATGATTCCTACGGCCTGTTCTCGGCTGCCCGCTGCTGGTGGATGTTCAAGGTCTTCGGCCATACGAAAGTCTCGGTGCTGGATGGTGGCCTGAAAAAATGGAATGCCGAAAACCGCAGCCTTGAAATCGGCGAAACCGCATCCGTCACCCCGGCCACTTTCACCGCCACTTTGAACGCAGGCATGGTGCGAAACCTGAAACAAGTCGCTGCAACCGGCGACCAGATCGCCGACGCTCGCTCCGGCACCCGCTTCCGCGGTGAGGAGCAAGAGCCCCGCCCCGGCGTGAAACCCGGCCACATGCCCGGCGCCCACAATGTGCATTATTCTGGAATGATCACCGAGCAAGGCACGCTCAAGCAGCCGAGCGCCCTGCGCGAAAAATTCACTGCCAATGGCGTCGACCTCGCCAAGCCCATCATCACCTCCTGTGGCTCTGGGGTCACAGCCGCGATCCTCACTCTCGCGCTGGAAGAACTCGGCGTGAAAGACCACGCGCTCTATGACGGCTCCTGGGCCGAATGGGGTGCCAGTAGCGAGAAGATTGTTACGGGCCCATAA
- a CDS encoding cysteine synthase A, whose protein sequence is MNIRQNVIEAIGNTPLIKLKKASVVTGCTILGKAEFMNPGQSVKDRAALFIIRAAEKAGALKPGGTIVEGTAGNTGIGLSVVANALGYKTVIVIPETQSQEKKDALRQLGAELVEVPAAPYKNPNNYVRYSGRLAQKMGAFWANQFDNVANREAHIEGTAPEIWAQTDGKVDGFVSAVGSGGTLAGVSMGLKAKNKNIRIALADPMGAALYSYYKTGELKSEGSSITEGIGQGRITANLEGAVVDDAFQIHDDEAVQICFDLLRHEGLCMGGSTGVNVAGAIRLAKQMGPGHTIVTVLCDYGTRYASKLFNPDFLRSKNLPVPTWLEAKSDVPKVFEDVPK, encoded by the coding sequence ATGAACATTCGCCAGAACGTTATCGAAGCCATTGGCAATACGCCCCTCATCAAGCTTAAGAAGGCTTCCGTGGTCACCGGCTGCACCATTCTGGGCAAAGCCGAATTCATGAATCCCGGCCAGTCGGTGAAAGACCGCGCCGCCCTGTTCATCATCCGCGCTGCAGAAAAAGCCGGTGCGTTGAAGCCAGGCGGCACCATTGTGGAGGGAACAGCCGGCAATACCGGCATCGGGCTTTCCGTGGTGGCCAATGCGCTGGGCTATAAAACCGTGATCGTCATTCCTGAAACGCAGAGTCAGGAAAAGAAAGATGCTCTGCGTCAACTCGGTGCAGAACTGGTTGAAGTGCCGGCAGCGCCTTACAAGAACCCCAACAACTATGTGCGCTACTCCGGCCGCCTCGCTCAAAAGATGGGTGCGTTCTGGGCCAACCAGTTCGACAATGTGGCCAACCGCGAGGCTCATATCGAGGGCACCGCCCCCGAAATCTGGGCCCAGACCGATGGCAAGGTGGATGGCTTTGTCAGCGCCGTGGGTTCTGGCGGTACGCTGGCTGGCGTATCCATGGGCCTCAAGGCCAAAAACAAAAACATCAGAATCGCGCTGGCTGACCCGATGGGTGCTGCGCTTTACAGCTATTACAAAACCGGTGAACTGAAATCCGAAGGCTCGTCGATCACCGAAGGTATCGGCCAGGGCCGCATCACCGCCAATCTGGAGGGTGCCGTCGTCGACGACGCATTCCAGATCCACGATGATGAAGCCGTGCAAATCTGTTTTGATCTGCTGCGCCATGAAGGCCTTTGCATGGGCGGCTCCACCGGCGTCAATGTTGCCGGCGCCATCCGCCTGGCGAAGCAGATGGGCCCGGGCCACACCATCGTGACCGTGCTCTGCGACTATGGCACGCGCTATGCGTCCAAGCTGTTCAATCCGGATTTCCTGCGCTCCAAGAATCTTCCCGTGCCCACCTGGCTTGAAGCCAAGTCGGATGTGCCCAAAGTGTTTGAAGACGTGCCGAAGTGA
- a CDS encoding TolC family outer membrane protein: protein MSTSFVSLVHAESLAGALLEAYRKNPTLNSARAGQRAVDEAVPQALSGWRPTVTATGSVSAEDSYAGSQLGGYTSTKGTSENLSIKLDQPLFRGFRTTESTAAAEATVKAGRQQLLSTEQNVLLLAVKAYVDVIRDRQIVALRRQNLGVLQGQSRATSERFKAGELTRTDTAQAQAGVASAQAQLQLAIANMQTSEASFAQYVGHHPTQLSPAPAAKPPRSLDEAYSVAHETNPQILAAAQSAVAADHNVGVVGSSLLPQADLVGSYSITSNQFTTNGLGNDGSASTGTISGVVTVPIYEQGLVYSQVRAAKQRASQSRIAVIDATRQVRQAVAASWASYAAARQASASNAQSVSASQLAYSGVRQEYQVGSRSTIDVLNAELTLLTAQIAQVSAQHDQILASYQLQAAIGHLTGDHLRLFPVYDAKQNYEEVRNKWAGTKADTLQ from the coding sequence ATGTCCACGTCGTTTGTTTCTTTGGTGCATGCCGAGTCGTTGGCAGGCGCACTGCTGGAAGCATATCGCAAGAATCCCACCCTCAATAGCGCCCGCGCCGGCCAGCGCGCGGTTGACGAAGCCGTGCCGCAGGCCCTTTCGGGCTGGCGTCCAACGGTGACGGCCACCGGGAGCGTAAGCGCTGAAGATAGTTATGCGGGTTCGCAACTCGGTGGCTACACCAGCACCAAGGGCACATCCGAAAATCTGTCCATCAAGCTGGACCAGCCATTGTTCCGTGGCTTCCGCACCACGGAAAGCACGGCAGCGGCCGAAGCCACTGTGAAGGCCGGGCGCCAGCAGCTTCTTTCGACCGAGCAGAATGTGCTGCTTCTGGCCGTGAAGGCCTATGTCGATGTGATCCGCGACCGGCAGATCGTGGCACTGCGCCGACAGAATCTTGGTGTTCTGCAGGGCCAGTCCCGCGCCACCAGTGAACGTTTCAAGGCGGGTGAACTGACCCGCACGGATACGGCCCAGGCGCAAGCCGGTGTGGCCAGTGCGCAGGCCCAATTGCAACTGGCCATCGCCAACATGCAAACCAGCGAAGCGAGCTTTGCACAATATGTGGGCCATCACCCCACGCAACTTTCGCCCGCACCAGCGGCCAAGCCGCCACGTAGCCTCGATGAGGCTTATAGTGTGGCGCATGAAACCAATCCGCAGATCCTGGCTGCCGCGCAAAGCGCTGTGGCCGCCGATCACAATGTAGGCGTGGTGGGATCGAGCCTCCTGCCGCAGGCTGATCTCGTCGGCAGCTACAGCATCACCAGCAACCAGTTCACCACCAACGGCCTCGGCAATGATGGCAGCGCCAGCACTGGCACGATTTCGGGCGTGGTCACTGTTCCGATCTATGAACAGGGTCTGGTTTATTCACAGGTGCGCGCCGCCAAGCAGCGCGCCAGCCAGAGCCGCATCGCGGTGATTGATGCCACCCGTCAAGTGCGCCAGGCAGTTGCGGCCTCCTGGGCCAGCTATGCAGCGGCCCGTCAGGCTTCAGCTTCAAATGCGCAGAGCGTTTCCGCCTCGCAGTTGGCTTACAGCGGCGTGCGGCAGGAATATCAGGTGGGCTCGCGTTCAACGATCGACGTGCTGAATGCCGAGCTGACCTTGCTGACGGCGCAAATTGCGCAAGTTTCTGCCCAGCATGACCAGATCCTCGCTTCCTACCAGCTGCAGGCGGCGATCGGCCACCTGACCGGCGATCATCTGCGCCTGTTCCCGGTCTATGATGCCAAGCAGAACTACGAAGAAGTGCGCAACAAGTGGGCTGGCACCAAAGCTGATACGCTGCAATAA
- a CDS encoding valine--tRNA ligase yields MALDKTFDPKEMETRLYDAWEEGGYFKPGKNKGGKPFTIVIPPPNVTGSLHMGHALNNTIQDILSRFERMRGRDVLWQPGTDHAGIATQMVVERLLAKENNTDRRTMGREAFLKRVWEWKDESGGIITKQLRRLGASCDWSRERFTMDEGLSRAVAKVFVQLYKEGLIYKDQRLVNWDPVFETAISDLEVETRETKGSMWSFAYPLVDGPVDGISEIVISTTRPETMLGDGAVAVHPSDERYKNLIGKLVRLPIAERHIPIIADEYPDPEFGTGAVKITGAHDENDFHVAKRNNIPLIVLMDKKARMISTPENHVPAHYDGKDRYEARKMVLEEIEALGFYRGKEDKVIAQPFGDRSGVVIEPMLTEQWYVNAGELAKPAIAAVESGKTKFVPPNWDKTYYEWMRNIQPWCISRQLWWGHQIPAWYGSDGKIYVEETEAEAIEAAGPGVTLTRDEDVLDTWFSSALWPFSTLGWPDKTPELKRHYPTNTLVTGFDIIFFWVARMMMMGLHFMKDVPFDTVYIHALVRDEKGQKMSKSKGNVIDPLDLMDEFGADALRFTLAAMAAQGRDIKLAKQRVEGYRNFATKLWNAARFAEMNGVARDENFDPVAARVTVNRWIAGEAARTRDTVTKAIEEHKYNEAAASLYQFAWNVYCDWYVELIKPILSGNDEVAKAETRACAAWAFEQILHLLHPFMPFITEELWQKTAARDHMLIAAEWPCYKGLGDAKADAEMNWVIRLVSEVRSVRSEMNVNAGAKIPCVIVGAGQEARRRANAWEAEIMRLARLSSLTFEDAVPAASAQIALDEATVALPLEGMIDFAAERARLTKELEKNAKDISIIDGRLNNANFVAKAPPEALEESRDLKVALEAKKAKLQEALKRLG; encoded by the coding sequence ATGGCGCTCGACAAGACATTTGACCCAAAGGAAATGGAAACCCGGCTGTACGACGCCTGGGAAGAGGGCGGCTATTTCAAGCCCGGCAAGAACAAGGGCGGCAAACCTTTCACAATTGTGATTCCGCCACCCAATGTGACGGGCTCTCTTCATATGGGCCACGCGCTCAACAACACGATCCAAGACATTCTCTCGCGCTTTGAACGCATGCGCGGGCGCGATGTGTTGTGGCAGCCGGGCACTGATCACGCCGGCATCGCCACGCAGATGGTTGTCGAGCGCTTGCTTGCCAAGGAAAACAATACCGACCGCCGCACGATGGGCCGTGAGGCCTTCCTCAAACGCGTGTGGGAATGGAAGGACGAATCTGGCGGCATCATCACCAAGCAGCTGCGCCGCCTGGGTGCATCCTGCGACTGGAGCCGCGAGCGCTTCACCATGGATGAGGGCCTGTCGCGCGCCGTCGCCAAGGTGTTCGTGCAGCTCTACAAGGAAGGCCTGATCTACAAGGACCAGCGCCTGGTGAACTGGGACCCAGTGTTTGAAACCGCGATCTCCGATCTGGAAGTGGAGACGCGCGAAACCAAGGGATCGATGTGGTCCTTTGCTTATCCGCTGGTGGACGGGCCTGTCGACGGCATTTCAGAAATCGTGATTTCCACCACCCGGCCTGAAACCATGCTGGGCGATGGTGCTGTCGCCGTGCATCCATCCGATGAGCGCTACAAAAACCTGATCGGCAAGCTGGTGCGCCTGCCGATCGCCGAACGTCACATCCCGATCATCGCTGATGAATACCCCGATCCGGAATTCGGCACGGGTGCAGTGAAGATCACTGGCGCGCATGACGAGAACGATTTCCATGTGGCCAAGCGCAACAACATTCCGCTGATCGTGCTGATGGACAAGAAGGCGCGGATGATCTCCACGCCGGAAAACCATGTGCCTGCGCATTATGACGGCAAGGACCGTTATGAAGCCCGCAAGATGGTGCTCGAAGAAATCGAGGCGCTGGGCTTCTATCGTGGCAAAGAAGACAAGGTTATTGCGCAGCCGTTCGGTGACCGCTCTGGCGTGGTCATCGAGCCGATGCTGACCGAGCAATGGTATGTGAATGCCGGTGAGTTGGCCAAGCCGGCTATCGCCGCTGTTGAATCCGGCAAGACCAAATTCGTGCCGCCCAACTGGGATAAGACCTATTACGAATGGATGCGCAACATCCAGCCCTGGTGCATTTCGCGCCAGCTGTGGTGGGGCCATCAGATTCCGGCCTGGTATGGTTCGGACGGCAAGATTTATGTCGAGGAAACCGAGGCTGAGGCGATCGAGGCCGCTGGGCCGGGTGTGACCCTCACGCGCGACGAAGATGTGCTCGACACCTGGTTCTCATCCGCACTGTGGCCGTTCTCGACTTTGGGCTGGCCCGACAAGACTCCGGAACTGAAGCGGCATTATCCGACCAACACGCTGGTCACCGGCTTCGACATCATCTTCTTCTGGGTGGCCCGCATGATGATGATGGGCCTGCATTTCATGAAGGATGTGCCGTTTGACACGGTTTACATCCACGCCCTCGTGCGCGACGAGAAGGGGCAGAAAATGTCCAAATCCAAGGGCAATGTGATTGACCCGCTGGATCTGATGGATGAATTCGGCGCTGACGCGTTGCGCTTCACGCTGGCCGCGATGGCCGCGCAGGGCCGCGACATCAAGCTGGCCAAGCAACGCGTGGAAGGCTACCGCAATTTCGCAACCAAGCTGTGGAACGCGGCGCGCTTTGCCGAAATGAACGGCGTGGCGCGGGATGAAAATTTTGATCCCGTGGCCGCACGCGTCACCGTCAACCGCTGGATCGCGGGTGAAGCCGCGCGCACGCGTGACACGGTGACCAAGGCGATTGAAGAGCACAAATATAACGAGGCTGCGGCCTCGCTCTATCAGTTCGCCTGGAATGTTTATTGCGACTGGTATGTGGAATTGATCAAGCCGATCCTCAGCGGCAATGACGAAGTGGCAAAGGCCGAAACGCGTGCCTGCGCCGCCTGGGCGTTTGAGCAGATTTTGCATCTGCTGCATCCCTTCATGCCTTTCATCACCGAAGAGCTGTGGCAGAAAACTGCCGCGCGCGACCATATGCTGATCGCCGCAGAGTGGCCGTGCTACAAGGGCCTCGGCGATGCCAAGGCCGATGCCGAGATGAACTGGGTGATCCGCCTGGTTTCGGAAGTGCGCTCGGTGCGTTCGGAAATGAACGTCAATGCCGGCGCAAAAATCCCCTGCGTCATCGTCGGCGCAGGCCAGGAAGCGCGCCGCCGGGCCAATGCCTGGGAAGCCGAGATCATGCGTCTCGCACGCCTGTCATCGCTGACTTTCGAGGACGCTGTGCCTGCGGCTTCGGCCCAGATCGCGCTCGATGAAGCCACGGTGGCATTGCCGCTGGAAGGCATGATCGATTTCGCCGCTGAGCGCGCCCGCCTGACCAAGGAGTTGGAGAAAAACGCCAAAGACATCAGCATTATCGACGGCCGCCTGAACAACGCCAATTTCGTCGCCAAGGCCCCACCGGAAGCGCTGGAAGAAAGCCGCGACCTGAAGGTCGCGCTGGAGGCGAAGAAGGCGAAGCTGCAAGAGGCGTTGAAGAGGCTGGGGTGA
- a CDS encoding alanine--tRNA ligase-related protein — MTKLLFRDDSYLQEAEAVVVGLNERGGIILDQTNFYATAGGQPGDAGTLITAQGAVTIATTIYDETKTPMHVPAEGQTLPAVGERVKLKLDWAARYRNMRAHTLMHLLCRSVPFGVTGSAISTDGGRIDFDIPEDQIPKKEELTARINQLIADDHVISISSMTEAELDARPELVRTLLVKPPRGAGIIRLVLIGEGGKIDLQPCGGTHVNRTSEIGPIAVTKIENKGKINRRIRVAFA; from the coding sequence GTGACAAAACTTCTGTTCCGTGACGATTCCTATTTGCAGGAAGCAGAAGCTGTCGTCGTGGGCCTCAACGAACGCGGCGGCATCATCCTCGATCAAACCAATTTCTACGCAACGGCGGGTGGCCAACCCGGCGATGCCGGCACGCTGATCACGGCACAGGGGGCCGTCACCATCGCCACCACCATTTACGATGAAACCAAAACGCCCATGCATGTGCCGGCCGAAGGCCAGACGCTTCCCGCTGTGGGCGAGAGAGTCAAACTCAAACTCGATTGGGCCGCGCGTTACCGCAACATGCGCGCCCACACGCTGATGCATCTTCTGTGCCGCTCGGTGCCCTTCGGCGTCACCGGCAGCGCAATCAGCACCGATGGCGGCCGCATTGATTTCGACATTCCCGAAGATCAGATTCCGAAAAAAGAAGAACTTACGGCACGTATCAACCAGCTGATTGCCGATGACCACGTCATCTCCATTTCATCGATGACCGAAGCCGAACTCGACGCGCGGCCCGAACTGGTGCGCACGCTGCTGGTCAAACCGCCACGCGGTGCAGGCATCATTCGCCTGGTGCTGATCGGCGAAGGCGGCAAGATCGACTTGCAGCCCTGCGGCGGCACGCATGTAAACCGCACCAGTGAAATCGGCCCCATCGCCGTGACCAAGATTGAAAACAAAGGCAAGATCAACCGCCGCATCAGGGTGGCTTTCGCATGA
- a CDS encoding methylated-DNA--[protein]-cysteine S-methyltransferase: protein MHCFLTERLETPVGPMVLVAKDGVVLLFEFEGTPGRVERQMRARFGDVELQAATNPFGISDQIRDYFAGDIRALDTLLTDGGGTEFERQVWAELRQIPAGTTVSYGHIARKLGDIQHSRAVGTANGKNPIAIIVPCHRVIGADGSMTGYGGGIKNKEWLLRHEGALLL from the coding sequence ATGCACTGCTTCCTCACCGAACGCCTTGAAACCCCCGTCGGCCCCATGGTTCTTGTGGCCAAGGACGGCGTGGTGTTGCTGTTTGAATTTGAGGGCACGCCGGGGCGCGTCGAACGGCAGATGCGGGCGCGGTTTGGCGATGTGGAATTGCAGGCGGCGACAAATCCATTCGGCATCAGCGATCAGATCCGCGATTATTTTGCGGGCGATATTCGCGCACTCGACACTCTGCTCACCGATGGCGGCGGCACGGAATTTGAGCGGCAGGTATGGGCGGAGCTGCGGCAGATCCCGGCGGGCACCACGGTTTCCTATGGCCATATCGCGCGCAAGCTGGGCGACATCCAGCATTCGCGCGCGGTGGGCACGGCCAATGGCAAGAACCCGATTGCCATCATCGTGCCGTGCCACCGGGTGATCGGGGCGGATGGTTCGATGACCGGTTATGGCGGTGGGATCAAAAACAAGGAATGGCTGCTGCGCCATGAGGGCGCTCTGCTGCTCTGA